From Gracilimonas sp.:
GCGAAAAAAGAGCTAAAAGTGACTGCATTACGCTAAAATAAATCAAAGCTCCATTACTCTTCGAGATGGCTTCTTTGGTGCTCAGCGGAGTGATTTATTTCTTAACGCTTCATTTCGTCCCTTTCTTTACGCTCTTTTTTCTAAGGCCGGTTANNNNNNNNNNNNNNNNNNNNNNNNNNNNNNNNNNNNNNNNNNNNNNNNNNNNNNNNNNNNNNNNNNNNNNNNNNNNNNNNNNNNNNNNNNNNNNNNNNTTGGTGCTCAGCGGAGTGATTTATTTCTTAACGCTTCATTTCGTCCCTTTCTTTACGCTCTTTTTTCTAAGGCCGGTTATAATTTCCTTCTGTTCCCCATTGTTGTCCTTAGTGCCTTGTTGGAACCGGTGGGTTGGGGTAAATAGTGTGAAGGGCTGAACCCCTTCGCTTGTGTACCGGAAGAGTTGGTTGCTTGTGTAAAGAAGGTGGGTGTGGTTAGGTGTATTCCGGTAAGTAAGCGAGTCGTTTACGGCATCGCGTGAGTTTGTTTTAGTACCGGAGGAGTGTTTAAACCCGTCATCGCGAGGAGCCGGTGTTGTTGATACGAGCTTTCCGTATATCGACGACGCGATCTCCATAATCCACTTGGGATGCCAGTTCAGGGAGATTGCTTCGTCGTCATGCATCCCAAGCTTTTATTCCAAATCCGGCCTCCTCGCAATGACGGGGTGAATTTATTATAATCTACAATGCCAAGAGACAAAGACCTTTACGTGTACATCCTCACCAATAAACATCATACCGTATTGTATACAGGGGTAACCAGTGACTTAGTAAACCGGGTGTGGAAGCATAAGAACAAGCAAATCAAAGGCTTTACCAAAAGATATAATGTGGACAAGCTGGTTTACTTTGAAGGACCCGGTGATCCAATCTATGCCATTGAAAGAGAAAAACAAATTAAGGCTGGATCACGACAGAAAAAGATTGATTTGATTAATGAGATGAACCCGGAGTGGAAAGACCTTTACCACGAGATTATTCCTAAGAACTATAAAGAACCCGTCATCGCGAGGAGCCGGTGTTGTTGATACGAGCTTTCCGTATATCGACGACGCGATCTCCATAATCCACTTGGGATGCCAGTTCAGGGAGATTGCCGCGTCGTTATGCACCCAGCCCGGTGTTCGGGTTTGCGGGCTCCTCGCAATGACGGGTTCTTAAATTACAACCCCAAATCACCTTGTTCGGCTTCGCCGGGGATATCCAAATTTGTTCCCAGCTCTTTGTTTATGGCTTTGATGAAATGCTTGGAAAGCATAGGCGATTCTTTCTCCAGGTTCTGATGCACAAAGAAGTATAGCTTCTCGAGTCCTTGCTCTTTCCAGAACTTGAGCCGTTCCACCCAATCATCCAGCCGATCATAATCGCTTGCATGATTGGCGCCCACATAACGGATAAAAGCTACGGGGGAAGTAAGCCGCATATGCAGTAAGTCCCGGCGCCCGGCAGTGTCTGTAATGATATTGGCTACTCCGTATTCTTCGAATAACTGATAAACCTGACTCGCTACCGCAGCATCATTATACCAATCCGTATGTCGTAATTCGATGGCAAGCGGAATGTCATCCGGCCAGATTTCCACCAGTCGTTGCACACGGTCAAAATCTTTCGGTTTGAAATCATCACGAAGCTGCAGGAAAATCATTTCCAGCTGATCTCCAAACCCCCGCATTCCATGGAGATATTCTTCCAGTGGAGCTTCAATATTCTTTAATCGTTTAAAGTGACTGATGGTATTTACCACTTTGGGAAAGAATTTGAAGTCGTCCGGTGTTTTCTCAGCCCAAGTTTCTGACTGTTCCGGCCCTTTATTTCCATAAAACGTGGCATTCAGCTCAATAGAATTAAACTGCCGGGAATAGTATTCCAGTTCATCTTTGGTTCCGCGAGGATAAAACCCTTTCAGGTCTTTCTTATTCCATTTGGCACAACCCACATAAGCATTAAAATCACTGTTGCCTCTTTGATTCAAAACCCGCAGGGTGTCGGGGTGATCAGGAGGGAGGGTGAAATCGATGTCGCCGGGATTATCTACCTTACCAAATTTCATAGGTTCGTTATTGGTTAATCGTTATTCGTGTATTTGCAATATAACGAATAACCAAAAACGATTAACGAGTTTCCACTACAATAAGAAGCTATAAAATTCGTATATTTGAAGCAGTTCATTGACGTATTGGGGGTGTTCTGGATTCGACGGGTTGAGTATCACCGTTGGTTGCGTGTCGAGAGTGTCCAATGAATCTCGTAATAACATTCATTATGGATCAAAAGTAATTGACAATAATTACTCATACCGTTTAGCAGCATAAACTGCTAAGCCGTCCCGCTGGTTAAGTGCCTGTCATTGCCAGCCCGGACGTCATACAAGACAGGATATCGTAAGCGTGCCTTCTGCCGCGTTTGCGTGAAACTTTAGCAGAATAGGTTGAAGTCGCTTAGGTACTGGGCTCGGCTTCACCCGAAATACCAATCAGTACCTACACATGTAGATGCTAACAGGTCTACCTTCCCGGACCGGGGTTCGACTCCCCGCACCTCCACTTTATACTTCAAAGCCATCATATTCGAAAGAGTGTGATGGCTTTTTATGTTTTCATATAGACGTTTTATGAAACCATACAGATAGCATAAAAACCGGTCTTAATAGCTTTTGCAGAGGCCTTGCCAAACGATGCTTATCGTTCAGTAAATTGTTGCGCATCAACCATCCGGTTGATGCTTATGTTTTTGATCAGCGATGCTTATGTGTTGGGATAATCAAAGGGTGCACCAGCGTTTTTGTTTTTACCAGCTTTCCAAAGACTGATGCTTTCCATATAATCCGTTGTTAATAAAAGAAAAATAGATGCAGCTACAGACTAAAACCGTTCGGCAGGGGATCAACAAAGCTTACCTGAAAGTAAATGTTAAAAGAGCAGACCTGGATGCTTTTAAAATTGAAGCAACGAGATACCTGAATCAGATTGAGGAAGCAGGCAGTGAAAGTGAAGAACACCTGAAAAATTACCTCAAAGATTTTCTGTCCAGGTCGTTTTATGAAAGGGAAGAAAAGCTTGTAAACACCAGCGACAGAATTGACCTGGCCATCTACTCAGGTAAAACGACTTCCTCCTCGGTGGATGTGATTATTGAAGCCAAGCGCCCGGATAACAAAGCTGAAATGATCAGCAAAGATAATCCCAACCGAAAGGCCCTGCAGGAAGCCCTTCACTATTATTTTGACCAAAGGGAAAGCGGCAATGATGACCTGAAACAGGTAGTCGTTACAAATTATATCGAGTTCTTCATTTTTGACGCCCGGGAAATTGAACGCCATTTTTATTCCAAAAAGAAACTGCTAAAAACATACCGCCAGTGGAAGAATGATGAAAAAGTTTCGGGGAAGACGGATTTCATCTATCAAAAATTTGAAGCGTTTATTAACGAGTCTGATGCTGATATAACCGTAACGCACGCAGATCTCAGCAAAT
This genomic window contains:
- a CDS encoding GIY-YIG nuclease family protein, which gives rise to MPRDKDLYVYILTNKHHTVLYTGVTSDLVNRVWKHKNKQIKGFTKRYNVDKLVYFEGPGDPIYAIEREKQIKAGSRQKKIDLINEMNPEWKDLYHEIIPKNYKEPVIARSRCC
- a CDS encoding DUF72 domain-containing protein; the protein is MKFGKVDNPGDIDFTLPPDHPDTLRVLNQRGNSDFNAYVGCAKWNKKDLKGFYPRGTKDELEYYSRQFNSIELNATFYGNKGPEQSETWAEKTPDDFKFFPKVVNTISHFKRLKNIEAPLEEYLHGMRGFGDQLEMIFLQLRDDFKPKDFDRVQRLVEIWPDDIPLAIELRHTDWYNDAAVASQVYQLFEEYGVANIITDTAGRRDLLHMRLTSPVAFIRYVGANHASDYDRLDDWVERLKFWKEQGLEKLYFFVHQNLEKESPMLSKHFIKAINKELGTNLDIPGEAEQGDLGL